One stretch of Streptomyces sp. A2-16 DNA includes these proteins:
- a CDS encoding alpha/beta hydrolase, producing MSRTAHVVSGPYAPPAPARELTALSADGASLHVEVHGAEGAPPVVLAHGWTCSTAFWAAQIRELSVDHRVIAYDQRGHGRSPASPACSADGLADDLETVLEATLAADEKAVVVGHSMGGMTVMAAAGRPGFRRHAAAVLLCSTGSSRLVAESTVVPIRAGRLRTWLTRHVLGARAPLGPVTPLARRILKYGTMGPGSAPHMVEACARIVHACPRKVRHAWSQVLDLLDLDHGVRQLTVPTAVVVGTADRLTPPVHAHQLAAALPHCLGVTELPGLGHMTPVEAPELVSARIRELVTTYVQVKEGA from the coding sequence ATGAGCCGCACCGCGCATGTCGTCTCCGGGCCGTACGCCCCGCCCGCCCCGGCGCGTGAACTCACCGCCCTCTCCGCCGACGGAGCGTCCCTGCACGTGGAGGTGCACGGGGCCGAGGGCGCGCCGCCCGTCGTGCTCGCCCACGGCTGGACCTGTTCCACCGCCTTCTGGGCCGCCCAGATCCGCGAACTCTCCGTCGACCACCGGGTCATCGCCTACGACCAGCGCGGCCACGGACGCAGTCCGGCGAGCCCGGCGTGCAGTGCGGACGGGCTCGCCGACGACCTCGAAACCGTACTGGAAGCGACCCTCGCGGCCGACGAGAAGGCGGTGGTCGTCGGTCACTCCATGGGCGGGATGACGGTCATGGCCGCGGCCGGGCGCCCGGGGTTCCGCAGACACGCGGCGGCCGTCCTGCTGTGCAGCACCGGTTCGTCGCGGCTGGTCGCCGAGTCGACCGTCGTGCCGATCCGGGCCGGCCGGCTGCGGACCTGGCTGACCCGGCACGTCCTCGGGGCGCGCGCGCCGCTCGGGCCGGTCACACCGCTGGCCCGGCGCATCCTCAAGTACGGGACGATGGGCCCCGGTTCGGCCCCGCACATGGTGGAGGCGTGCGCGCGGATCGTGCATGCGTGCCCGCGCAAGGTGCGCCACGCCTGGTCGCAGGTCCTCGATCTGCTCGATCTCGACCACGGCGTACGGCAGCTCACCGTGCCCACGGCCGTCGTCGTCGGTACCGCGGACCGGCTCACCCCGCCCGTGCACGCACACCAGTTGGCCGCCGCGCTGCCCCACTGCCTCGGGGTCACCGAACTGCCGGGTCTCGGCCACATGACACCGGTCGAGGCGCCCGAACTGGTCAGCGCGCGGATCCGGGAACTCGTCACCACCTACGTCCAGGTCAAGGAGGGCGCATGA
- a CDS encoding YbaK/EbsC family protein, with protein sequence MTTTDADGSQAAHPRFAEALRERGLDELTGRIRRFPDATRTAAEAAAAVGCELSQICKSLIFAADGVPVLVLMDGASRVDLERVREELGAGKVTRARADVVRETTGYAIGGVPPFGHRTRTRVLADRSLLAHDLVWAAAGNPHAVFPIAPQDLVAHAGATLVDVRERTT encoded by the coding sequence ATGACGACCACCGACGCCGACGGCTCCCAGGCCGCCCACCCCCGTTTCGCCGAGGCGCTGCGGGAACGCGGTCTCGATGAACTCACCGGCAGGATCCGCCGTTTCCCGGACGCCACCCGTACCGCCGCCGAGGCCGCCGCGGCCGTCGGGTGCGAGCTGAGCCAGATCTGCAAGTCGCTGATCTTCGCGGCGGACGGGGTGCCCGTGCTGGTGCTGATGGACGGGGCCTCACGCGTCGACCTCGAACGGGTCCGGGAGGAACTCGGCGCGGGCAAGGTCACCCGGGCGAGGGCCGATGTCGTACGGGAGACGACCGGGTACGCCATCGGGGGCGTGCCGCCCTTCGGGCACCGGACGAGGACCCGGGTGCTGGCCGATCGTTCGCTGCTCGCCCACGACCTCGTGTGGGCCGCCGCCGGCAACCCGCACGCCGTGTTCCCCATCGCGCCCCAGGACCTGGTCGCCCACGCCGGAGCCACCCTCGTGGACGTCCGCGAGCGCACCACGTGA
- a CDS encoding GNAT family N-acetyltransferase has translation MTPSPAVRPYRPEDRDALEEICVRTAHVGQDSRPHYQDPGVFPAAFATPYVHLEPELAFVLDDGEGRAVGYVVGAADTPRFVEDYRAKWLPLVADRYPEPRHEPRTPDEEIVALLHRPERMLVPEVAAYPAHLHIDLLPGWQGRGYGRALMKALLDALHERGVAAVHLCMLTANTPARAFYDRLGFHEIAVPDAGPVTYLGRSTAEESR, from the coding sequence ATGACCCCGTCTCCCGCCGTACGCCCCTACCGCCCCGAGGACCGTGACGCCCTCGAGGAGATCTGCGTCCGCACCGCCCACGTGGGCCAGGACAGCCGGCCGCACTACCAGGACCCCGGTGTCTTCCCGGCCGCCTTCGCGACGCCGTACGTCCATCTCGAACCGGAGCTGGCCTTCGTGCTGGACGACGGGGAGGGCCGGGCCGTCGGGTACGTCGTCGGCGCCGCGGACACGCCCCGGTTCGTCGAGGACTACCGGGCGAAGTGGCTCCCCCTCGTGGCCGACCGCTACCCGGAGCCCCGCCACGAGCCGCGCACTCCCGACGAGGAGATCGTCGCGCTCCTGCACCGCCCCGAGCGGATGCTGGTGCCGGAGGTCGCCGCCTACCCCGCCCACCTGCACATCGACCTGCTCCCCGGGTGGCAGGGGCGCGGGTACGGGCGGGCGCTCATGAAGGCCCTGCTGGATGCCCTGCACGAGCGGGGCGTTGCCGCCGTGCATCTGTGCATGCTGACCGCGAACACCCCCGCCCGTGCCTTCTACGACCGTCTCGGCTTCCATGAGATCGCCGTGCCGGATGCCGGGCCCGTCACCTATCTCGGGCGGTCCACGGCAGAAGAGAGCCGGTGA
- a CDS encoding S41 family peptidase: MSYLRLPHLSGDLLCFVAEDDLWLAPLDGPGRAWRLTVDRTKVGHPRFSPDGRHIAYTSWRSLAPEIHLADVDGGPGRRLTYWGSTDTQVTGWTPQGTILAVASHGEPFSYFTWAYKVPTDGSPGRKLPWGPVSDIQVADRKTLLLTGTPPHEPAAWKRYRGGATGRLWLHGERLLPDLGGHLHSPMFVGDRIAFLSDHEGVGNLYSCAPDGSDLRRHTDHDAFYARHAASDGTRVVYQCAGDLWIVDDLASAEPRKLDVRLSGPRAGRRTHQVPAAQHVDGISVDETGRASAVVVRGSLYWLTHRDGPARTITDTPGVRVRLPEMLGSVGQVAYVTDAEGEDAIEIAYLPRATGDRAPRRLASGKLGRVLELVADPRGERLAIASHDGRLLLLDTAEDSDGEVTELVRSVNGPVRDLAFAPDGSWLTWSHPGIGRSLRQIKIARMKDRSIVDVTNGRFEDENPVFTRDGRYLAFLSWRGFDPVYDVHTGDLSFPLGCRPYLVPLSSATPSPFALNPEGRPAAGGLDPVEDESGDGGAVTVELEGLESRVTPFPVPASKYSALHPVAGGGLVWLRWPISGALGETFVNPDDTSERPTLEHFAVGKAKKTELVEHLDWFAVSGDGSRLVVVDEGELRATPATESGDSDSNVWIDLRRILHEVDPPAEWRQSYEEAGRLIRAYFWDPGMCGIDWDAVLDQYRPLLEGVASPDEFADLLREVLGELGTSHAYVTAARRNEGPPHYQRRQGLLGANFVLRDGGWTVRRILPGDSSDSKARSPLAGTGIREGAVLTHVDGRPVDPVTGPYPLLAAAGGTTVELTFTPAGEGRSRRVAVVPLLDERPLRYQDWVAKRRAVVRELSGGRCGYLHIPDMGGSGWAQFNRDLRMEVSRPALIVDVRGNAGGHISELVVEKLTRTILGWDLTRNAQPVSYASNAPRGPVVALADEATSSDGDMITAAFKLLKLGPVVGQRTWGGVVGMTGRHQLGDGTVITVPMNAAWFDAYGWSIENQGVTPDLEILRTPLDWAEGRHAQLDDAVTLALSLLETNPPATPPDYRDVPDRSRPKLPPR; encoded by the coding sequence GTGAGCTATCTGCGCCTTCCGCACCTGAGCGGCGACCTGCTGTGTTTCGTGGCCGAGGACGACCTCTGGCTGGCCCCCCTCGACGGCCCGGGCCGCGCCTGGCGCCTGACCGTGGACCGCACCAAGGTCGGCCACCCCCGCTTCTCGCCCGACGGCCGCCACATCGCGTACACGAGCTGGCGCAGTCTCGCGCCCGAGATCCACCTCGCGGACGTGGACGGCGGACCGGGCCGCCGGCTCACCTACTGGGGTTCCACGGACACCCAGGTCACCGGCTGGACCCCGCAGGGCACCATCCTCGCCGTCGCCTCCCACGGCGAGCCCTTCTCCTACTTCACCTGGGCGTACAAGGTCCCCACCGACGGCTCCCCCGGCCGCAAGCTCCCCTGGGGCCCGGTCTCCGACATCCAGGTCGCCGACCGCAAGACCCTCCTGCTCACCGGCACCCCACCGCACGAACCTGCCGCCTGGAAGCGCTACCGGGGCGGCGCCACGGGCCGCCTCTGGCTGCACGGCGAACGCCTGCTGCCCGACCTGGGCGGCCATCTCCACTCCCCCATGTTCGTCGGCGACCGGATCGCCTTCCTCTCCGACCACGAGGGCGTCGGCAACCTCTACTCCTGCGCCCCCGACGGCTCCGACCTGCGCCGCCACACCGACCACGACGCCTTCTACGCCCGGCACGCCGCCAGCGACGGCACCCGGGTCGTGTACCAGTGCGCGGGCGACCTGTGGATCGTCGACGACCTCGCGTCCGCCGAGCCGCGCAAGCTCGACGTACGGCTGAGCGGGCCGCGCGCGGGACGCCGTACCCACCAGGTGCCGGCCGCCCAGCACGTGGACGGCATCTCGGTCGACGAGACGGGCCGCGCCAGCGCCGTCGTCGTCCGCGGCAGCCTGTACTGGCTGACCCACCGCGACGGCCCGGCCCGCACGATCACCGACACCCCGGGGGTACGGGTCCGGCTCCCGGAGATGCTCGGCTCCGTCGGCCAGGTCGCCTATGTGACGGACGCGGAGGGCGAGGACGCGATCGAGATCGCCTACCTGCCCCGGGCGACCGGGGACCGGGCACCCCGTCGCCTGGCATCCGGGAAGCTGGGCCGGGTCCTGGAGCTGGTCGCGGACCCGCGGGGCGAGCGCCTGGCCATCGCCTCGCACGACGGACGCCTGCTGCTGCTCGACACCGCGGAGGACTCCGACGGCGAGGTCACGGAACTCGTCCGCTCGGTCAACGGCCCGGTCCGGGACCTGGCCTTCGCCCCGGACGGCTCCTGGCTCACCTGGTCGCATCCGGGCATCGGCCGCTCCCTGCGCCAGATCAAGATCGCCCGCATGAAGGACCGTTCGATCGTCGACGTCACCAACGGCCGCTTCGAGGACGAGAACCCGGTCTTCACCAGGGACGGCCGCTATCTGGCCTTCCTGTCCTGGCGGGGCTTCGACCCGGTGTACGACGTCCACACAGGCGACCTGTCCTTCCCGCTCGGCTGCCGCCCCTACCTCGTCCCGCTGTCCTCGGCCACTCCCTCCCCCTTCGCCCTGAACCCGGAGGGCCGCCCGGCCGCCGGGGGCCTGGACCCGGTCGAGGACGAGAGCGGCGACGGCGGGGCGGTGACGGTCGAACTCGAAGGGCTGGAGAGCCGGGTGACCCCCTTCCCGGTCCCCGCCTCCAAGTACTCGGCGCTGCACCCGGTCGCGGGCGGTGGCCTGGTCTGGCTGCGCTGGCCGATCTCGGGCGCGCTCGGCGAGACCTTCGTCAACCCGGACGACACCTCCGAGCGCCCCACCCTCGAACACTTCGCCGTCGGCAAGGCGAAGAAGACCGAACTCGTCGAGCACCTGGACTGGTTCGCGGTCAGCGGCGACGGTTCGAGGCTGGTCGTGGTCGACGAGGGCGAGCTGCGCGCCACGCCCGCCACCGAGTCCGGCGACAGCGACTCGAACGTCTGGATCGACCTGCGCCGCATCCTCCACGAGGTGGACCCGCCCGCCGAGTGGCGCCAGTCCTACGAGGAGGCGGGCCGGCTGATCCGGGCGTACTTCTGGGACCCGGGGATGTGCGGCATCGACTGGGACGCGGTGCTCGACCAGTACCGCCCGCTGCTCGAAGGGGTCGCCTCCCCCGACGAGTTCGCCGACCTCCTGCGCGAGGTCCTCGGCGAACTGGGCACCTCCCACGCCTACGTCACCGCCGCCCGCCGCAACGAGGGCCCACCGCACTACCAGCGCCGCCAGGGCCTGCTGGGCGCCAACTTCGTCCTCAGGGACGGCGGCTGGACGGTCCGGCGGATCCTGCCCGGCGACTCCTCGGACTCCAAGGCCCGCTCCCCGCTCGCCGGCACGGGCATCCGCGAGGGCGCGGTCCTCACCCACGTGGACGGCCGCCCGGTCGATCCGGTCACGGGCCCGTACCCCCTCCTCGCGGCGGCGGGCGGTACGACGGTGGAGCTGACCTTCACCCCGGCGGGCGAGGGCAGGTCCCGGCGGGTCGCGGTGGTCCCCCTCCTCGACGAGAGGCCGCTCCGCTACCAGGACTGGGTGGCCAAACGCCGTGCGGTGGTCCGGGAGTTGAGCGGCGGCCGCTGCGGCTATCTGCACATCCCCGACATGGGCGGATCGGGCTGGGCCCAGTTCAACAGGGACCTGCGGATGGAGGTCTCCCGCCCCGCCCTGATCGTCGACGTACGCGGCAACGCGGGCGGCCACATCAGCGAGCTGGTGGTGGAGAAACTGACCCGCACGATCCTGGGCTGGGACCTCACGCGCAACGCCCAGCCGGTGTCGTACGCCTCCAACGCCCCCCGCGGCCCGGTGGTCGCCCTCGCCGACGAGGCGACCTCCTCGGACGGCGACATGATCACGGCGGCCTTCAAACTCCTGAAACTGGGCCCGGTGGTGGGCCAGCGCACCTGGGGCGGAGTGGTCGGCATGACCGGCCGCCACCAGCTGGGCGACGGCACGGTGATCACGGTCCCGATGAACGCGGCCTGGTTCGACGCCTACGGCTGGTCCATCGAGAACCAGGGCGTCACCCCCGACCTGGAGATCCTCCGCACCCCGCTGGACTGGGCGGAGGGCCGCCACGCCCAACTGGACGACGCGGTGACGCTGGCGCTGAGCCTGCTGGAGACGAACCCCCCGGCAACCCCACCGGACTACCGGGACGTACCGGACCGGTCGAGGCCGAAGTTGCCGCCCAGGTAA
- a CDS encoding NAD(P)/FAD-dependent oxidoreductase: protein MAEHEHVRVAVVGSGFGGLGAAVRLRREGVTDFVVLERADSVGGTWRDNSYPGCACDVPSHLYSFSFAPNPDWPRTFSGQEHIRAYLEHVTDVFGLRPHIRLNSEVRRMTWDSEKLRWDIETASGSLTADLVVSATGPLSDPKIPDIPGLDSFPGKVFHSARWDHDYDLRDKRVAMIGTGASAIQIVPAIQPLARNVTLFQRTPPWVMPRMDRAISGAERWLHRQLPFTAQARRGLLWGIRELQVQAFTKHPNELGAVEQLAKRNMARAIKDPALRARLTPDYRIGCKRILLSSTYYPALAQPNVDVVASGLSRVEGSTLVAADGTEAQVDAIVFGTGFHVTDMPIADRVVGADGRTLAEAWKGGMEALRGASAAGFPNWMSIIGPNTGLGNSSMILMIESQLNYLADYVRQLDVLGGRVALDARPSAVRDWNHRVQERMKRTVWNTGGCTSWYLDANGRNSTVWPGTTSEFRSATRRVDLAEYEVLRPAERDSGSSGSSGSSKGSKVADESAEAAV, encoded by the coding sequence ATGGCCGAACACGAGCATGTGCGGGTGGCGGTGGTCGGGTCCGGGTTCGGTGGGCTGGGGGCCGCCGTCCGGCTGCGGCGGGAGGGCGTCACCGACTTCGTCGTGCTGGAGCGGGCCGACAGCGTCGGCGGCACCTGGCGGGACAACAGTTATCCGGGCTGTGCGTGCGACGTGCCGTCCCATCTGTATTCCTTCTCCTTCGCGCCGAACCCCGACTGGCCGCGCACCTTCTCCGGGCAGGAGCACATCCGCGCCTATCTGGAGCATGTGACGGACGTCTTCGGCCTCCGCCCGCACATCCGCCTCAACTCCGAGGTGCGGCGGATGACCTGGGACAGCGAGAAGCTGCGGTGGGACATCGAGACCGCGAGCGGCTCCCTGACGGCCGACCTCGTCGTCTCCGCCACCGGGCCGCTGTCCGATCCGAAGATCCCCGACATTCCGGGGCTGGACTCCTTCCCGGGCAAGGTCTTCCACTCCGCCCGCTGGGACCACGACTACGACCTGCGCGACAAGCGCGTCGCCATGATCGGGACGGGGGCCTCGGCCATCCAGATCGTCCCGGCCATCCAGCCGCTGGCCCGGAACGTCACGCTCTTCCAGCGCACCCCGCCCTGGGTGATGCCCCGCATGGACCGGGCGATCAGCGGCGCCGAGCGCTGGCTGCACCGGCAGCTGCCCTTCACCGCCCAGGCCCGGCGCGGACTGCTGTGGGGCATCAGGGAGTTGCAGGTCCAGGCGTTCACCAAGCACCCCAATGAGCTCGGCGCGGTGGAGCAGCTGGCCAAGCGCAACATGGCCCGCGCCATCAAGGACCCGGCGCTGCGCGCCAGGCTCACCCCCGACTACCGCATCGGCTGCAAGCGGATCCTGCTGAGCAGCACCTACTACCCGGCGCTCGCCCAGCCGAACGTGGACGTCGTCGCCAGCGGGCTCAGCCGTGTCGAGGGGTCGACGCTCGTCGCCGCCGACGGCACCGAGGCCCAGGTCGACGCGATCGTCTTCGGCACGGGCTTCCACGTCACCGACATGCCCATCGCCGACCGGGTCGTCGGCGCGGACGGGCGGACGCTCGCCGAGGCGTGGAAGGGCGGGATGGAGGCGCTGCGCGGTGCCTCCGCCGCCGGCTTCCCGAACTGGATGAGCATCATCGGGCCCAACACCGGCCTCGGGAACTCCTCGATGATCCTGATGATCGAGTCCCAGCTGAACTACCTGGCCGACTACGTACGGCAGCTCGACGTCCTCGGCGGCCGCGTGGCCCTCGACGCCCGGCCCTCCGCCGTGCGGGACTGGAACCACCGGGTGCAGGAGCGCATGAAGCGCACGGTGTGGAACACCGGCGGCTGCACCAGCTGGTACCTGGACGCGAACGGGCGCAACAGCACGGTCTGGCCCGGTACGACGAGCGAGTTCCGGAGCGCGACCCGGCGGGTGGACCTCGCCGAGTACGAGGTGCTGCGGCCCGCCGAGCGGGACAGCGGCAGCAGCGGCAGTAGTGGCAGCAGCAAGGGCAGCAAGGTCGCCGACGAGAGCGCGGAGGCCGCCGTATGA
- a CDS encoding MMPL family transporter yields the protein MATFLYKLGRLAFRRRHFVALLWVALLTLAGVGAATAPAAGSTSFSIPGTEAQKAFDLLEQRFPGASADGATGRVVFKAPEGEKMTDAAHRATVAKTVKELGDGSEVVSVTDPFTTNAVSKDGTVAYASVRYDAPAMELKDATRDALEKTADEARDTGLTVDVGGDVLQAEPETGAIGEAIGLAIAAVVLVITLGSLVAAGLPLLTAIIGVAIGVSTIATLAKALDLGDTTSTLAGMIGLAVGIDYALFIVSRYRAELAEGRDREEAAGRATGTAGSAVVFAGLTVVIALAGLAVVNVPMLTKMGLAAAGTVVIAVLIALTMIPALLGYAGRKVRPAGEKRGRTAAPGTSVKPNLGTRWASFVIRRPAAVLLLGVLGLGAVALPVSQLELGLPDDGSQPTSTTQRRAYDLLSEGFGPGFNGPLMIVVDARNSDDPKAAATTVTDGIKGLKDVVTVTPAAFNKAGDTATITVVPGSKPSSAQTEDLVHAIRDQGAGVRSDTGANVLVTGTTAMNIDFSQKLSDALIPYLALVVGLAFLLLIVVFRSILVPLKAALGFLLSVLAALGAVVAVFQWGWLGGLLGVEETGPIMSMMPIFMVGVVFGLAMDYEVFLVTRMREAYVHGESPSQAIVTGFKHSARVVVAAAVIMMAVFGGFISSGESMIKMIGFGLAIAVFFDAFVVRMAIVPAVLALLGRRAWWLPKWLDRALPNVDVEGEGLRTQAEKDADPDEDRELVRV from the coding sequence GTGGCCACTTTCCTCTACAAGCTCGGCCGGCTCGCCTTCCGGCGACGGCACTTCGTCGCCCTGCTGTGGGTGGCCCTGCTGACGCTCGCCGGCGTCGGCGCGGCCACTGCCCCCGCCGCCGGATCGACCTCCTTCTCCATTCCGGGCACGGAGGCGCAGAAGGCCTTCGACCTGCTGGAACAGCGCTTCCCCGGGGCCAGCGCCGACGGCGCGACCGGACGCGTGGTCTTCAAGGCGCCCGAGGGCGAGAAGATGACCGACGCCGCCCACCGCGCGACCGTCGCGAAGACCGTCAAGGAACTCGGCGACGGCTCCGAGGTCGTCTCCGTCACCGACCCGTTCACCACGAACGCGGTGAGCAAGGACGGCACGGTCGCCTACGCGTCGGTGCGCTACGACGCCCCCGCCATGGAGCTCAAGGACGCGACCAGGGACGCCCTGGAGAAGACCGCCGACGAGGCCCGGGACACCGGGCTGACCGTCGACGTCGGCGGTGACGTGCTCCAGGCCGAGCCGGAGACGGGAGCGATCGGTGAGGCCATCGGTCTCGCCATCGCCGCGGTCGTCCTGGTCATCACCCTGGGCTCGCTGGTCGCGGCGGGGCTGCCGCTGCTGACGGCGATCATCGGCGTCGCGATCGGCGTCTCCACCATCGCCACCCTCGCCAAGGCGCTCGACCTCGGCGACACCACCTCCACCCTCGCGGGGATGATCGGCCTCGCGGTCGGCATCGACTACGCGCTGTTCATCGTCTCCCGCTACCGCGCCGAGCTGGCCGAGGGCCGTGACCGCGAGGAGGCGGCGGGCCGGGCCACCGGCACCGCGGGTTCGGCGGTGGTCTTCGCGGGCCTGACCGTCGTGATCGCGCTGGCCGGTCTCGCGGTCGTCAACGTGCCGATGCTGACCAAGATGGGCCTCGCCGCGGCCGGCACCGTCGTCATCGCCGTCCTCATCGCGCTGACCATGATCCCGGCGCTGCTCGGGTACGCGGGCCGCAAGGTCCGTCCGGCCGGCGAGAAGCGCGGGAGGACCGCGGCCCCGGGCACGTCGGTGAAGCCCAACCTCGGCACCCGCTGGGCCAGCTTCGTCATCCGCCGCCCGGCCGCCGTGCTGCTGCTCGGCGTGCTCGGTCTCGGTGCCGTCGCGCTGCCGGTCAGCCAGCTCGAACTGGGCCTGCCCGACGACGGCTCGCAGCCGACGTCCACGACCCAGCGCCGCGCCTACGACCTCCTCTCGGAGGGCTTCGGGCCCGGCTTCAACGGACCCCTGATGATCGTGGTCGACGCCAGGAACAGCGACGACCCCAAGGCCGCGGCCACCACGGTGACCGACGGGATCAAGGGCCTCAAGGACGTCGTCACGGTCACCCCGGCGGCCTTCAACAAGGCCGGCGACACCGCGACCATCACGGTCGTCCCCGGCTCCAAGCCGTCCTCGGCCCAGACCGAGGACCTGGTGCACGCCATCCGCGACCAGGGCGCCGGGGTCAGGTCCGACACCGGCGCGAACGTCCTGGTCACCGGCACCACCGCGATGAACATCGACTTCTCGCAGAAGCTGAGCGACGCCCTCATCCCGTATCTGGCCCTGGTGGTCGGCCTCGCCTTCCTCCTGCTGATCGTGGTCTTCCGCTCGATCCTCGTCCCGCTGAAGGCGGCCCTCGGCTTCCTGCTCTCGGTGCTCGCCGCGCTCGGCGCCGTCGTCGCGGTCTTCCAGTGGGGCTGGCTGGGCGGGCTGCTCGGCGTCGAGGAGACCGGCCCGATCATGTCGATGATGCCGATCTTCATGGTCGGCGTTGTCTTCGGGCTCGCGATGGACTACGAGGTCTTCCTCGTGACCCGCATGCGCGAGGCCTACGTCCACGGCGAGTCCCCGAGTCAGGCCATCGTGACCGGGTTCAAGCACAGCGCCCGGGTCGTGGTCGCCGCCGCGGTCATCATGATGGCCGTCTTCGGAGGCTTCATCAGCTCCGGCGAGTCGATGATCAAGATGATCGGCTTCGGCCTCGCGATCGCCGTCTTCTTCGACGCGTTCGTGGTCCGCATGGCGATCGTCCCCGCGGTTCTCGCCCTGCTCGGCCGCCGCGCCTGGTGGCTGCCGAAGTGGCTGGACCGCGCGCTGCCCAACGTCGACGTCGAGGGTGAGGGACTGCGCACACAGGCCGAGAAGGACGCGGACCCGGACGAGGACCGGGAGCTGGTACGCGTCTGA
- a CDS encoding SDR family oxidoreductase — protein sequence MSRVGLEGQVAVVTGAARGVGELLARKLSARGAKVALVGLEADALKQLSGRLHGDSDHWYADVTDHEAMARVAGEVKERFGKVDIVVANAGVATGGPFVDSDPEAWRRVIEVNLIGSAVTARAFLPVLMESRGYLLQIASLAAITPAPMMTAYCASKSGVEAFAHSLRAEVGHKGVRVGVGYLSWTDTDMVRGADQDDVMRELRQRLPWPANKTYPLGPAVERIVAGIERRSSHVYGQGWLRGMQGMRGYLPGLIGTVGQREMRRFGERLEGMRVGLVGAGGAADEEARATHRS from the coding sequence ATGAGCAGGGTCGGACTCGAAGGACAGGTGGCGGTCGTCACGGGGGCCGCGCGGGGCGTGGGCGAGCTGCTCGCCCGCAAGCTGTCGGCGCGCGGGGCGAAGGTCGCGCTGGTCGGCCTGGAGGCGGACGCGCTCAAGCAGCTGTCCGGGCGGCTGCACGGCGACAGCGACCACTGGTACGCCGACGTGACGGACCACGAGGCGATGGCACGGGTGGCGGGGGAGGTGAAGGAGCGGTTCGGGAAGGTCGACATCGTGGTCGCCAACGCGGGGGTCGCGACCGGCGGACCCTTCGTCGACTCCGATCCCGAGGCGTGGCGGCGGGTGATCGAGGTCAACCTCATCGGATCGGCCGTCACCGCCCGGGCGTTCCTTCCGGTGCTGATGGAGAGCCGGGGCTATCTGCTCCAGATCGCCTCCCTCGCCGCGATCACCCCGGCGCCGATGATGACCGCGTACTGCGCGTCCAAGTCCGGTGTGGAGGCGTTCGCGCACAGCCTGCGGGCCGAGGTCGGGCACAAGGGCGTGCGGGTCGGGGTCGGGTATCTGTCGTGGACCGACACCGACATGGTGCGCGGGGCCGACCAGGACGACGTCATGCGGGAGCTCAGGCAGCGGCTGCCGTGGCCGGCCAACAAGACCTATCCGCTGGGGCCCGCGGTGGAGCGGATCGTGGCCGGGATCGAGCGGCGGTCGAGCCATGTGTACGGGCAGGGGTGGCTGCGCGGGATGCAGGGGATGCGCGGGTATCTGCCGGGGCTCATCGGGACCGTCGGGCAGCGGGAGATGCGGCGGTTCGGGGAGCGGTTGGAGGGCATGCGGGTGGGACTCGTCGGTGCAGGTGGGGCGGCGGATGAGGAAGCGCGCGCTACGCACCGTAGTTGA
- a CDS encoding TetR/AcrR family transcriptional regulator, with the protein MTEVSTARRSRITPEREAELYEAVLELLREVGYDALTMDAVAARTRSSKATLYRQWGGKAELVAKAVRHTKPGGIGLDEIDTGSLKGDLHALTLRSDDCTMEQNSALMRGLAMAVHGNPDLLKAFRAHLIEPETAEFRRLVQRAIDRGEVRPDNPAIDFMIHMMLGGFAARTMIDELPPTQEFLLSYIDAVVLPALGVSND; encoded by the coding sequence ATGACCGAGGTCTCGACCGCGCGTCGCAGCCGCATCACCCCCGAGCGCGAGGCCGAGCTCTACGAGGCCGTGCTCGAACTGCTCCGCGAGGTCGGCTACGACGCCCTCACCATGGACGCCGTTGCCGCCCGCACCCGCTCCAGCAAGGCCACGCTCTACCGCCAGTGGGGCGGCAAGGCCGAACTGGTGGCGAAGGCGGTGCGGCACACCAAGCCGGGCGGTATCGGTCTCGACGAGATCGACACCGGGTCGCTCAAGGGCGACCTGCACGCGCTCACCCTGCGCTCGGACGACTGCACGATGGAGCAGAACTCCGCGCTCATGCGGGGCCTGGCCATGGCGGTCCACGGCAACCCGGACCTCCTGAAGGCGTTCCGCGCGCATCTCATCGAACCCGAGACGGCGGAGTTCCGCCGACTGGTGCAGCGGGCCATCGACCGGGGCGAGGTACGCCCCGACAACCCGGCGATCGACTTCATGATCCACATGATGCTCGGCGGGTTCGCGGCTCGCACGATGATCGACGAGCTGCCGCCGACCCAGGAATTCCTCCTTTCGTACATCGACGCCGTGGTCCTCCCCGCCCTCGGCGTCTCGAACGACTGA